In the Ilumatobacteraceae bacterium genome, one interval contains:
- a CDS encoding ABC transporter ATP-binding protein, which translates to MLNVSKLCSGYGAIRALTDLDLELPPRGFIAIIGSNGAGKSTALNSIAGLHKPISGSVLLDGEDIAGMKPHDVVKRGLAIVPEGRMVVAPLTVEENLDLARFNKRAREPYRKTLDQVYDLFPRLAERRSQHAGLLSGGEQQMLALGRALMTQPRVLLLDEPSMGLAPSIVDLVFDAINQIRQLDLGIVLVEQNATLALAIADHAYVLERGRLVIDGPPSVLADSPEVMDAYLG; encoded by the coding sequence ATGCTGAACGTGTCCAAGCTGTGCTCGGGGTACGGGGCGATTCGAGCCCTGACTGACCTCGATCTCGAGCTACCACCACGAGGATTCATCGCCATCATCGGCTCGAACGGCGCGGGCAAGTCGACCGCGCTCAACTCGATCGCCGGACTGCACAAACCGATCTCCGGCAGCGTGCTGCTCGACGGTGAGGACATCGCCGGCATGAAACCGCATGACGTCGTCAAGCGCGGCCTGGCGATCGTTCCGGAGGGGCGCATGGTCGTCGCTCCACTCACCGTCGAGGAGAACCTCGACCTCGCTCGGTTCAACAAGCGTGCCCGCGAGCCGTACCGCAAGACGCTCGACCAGGTCTACGACCTCTTCCCGCGACTCGCCGAGCGGCGCTCCCAGCACGCCGGTCTCCTCAGCGGGGGAGAGCAGCAGATGCTGGCGCTCGGCCGAGCGCTGATGACCCAGCCGCGGGTGCTGCTGCTCGACGAACCGTCGATGGGACTCGCCCCGTCGATCGTCGACCTGGTGTTCGATGCGATCAATCAGATCCGTCAGCTCGATCTCGGCATCGTGCTCGTCGAACAGAACGCCACGCTGGCCCTCGCGATCGCCGATCACGCCTACGTCCTCGAACGGGGTCGGCTCGTCATCGACGGTCCGCCGTCGGTGCTCGCCGACTCGCCTGAGGTCATGGACGCGTACCTCGGATGA
- a CDS encoding ABC transporter ATP-binding protein translates to MSATDVTTKAEQPALSVDRLSKAFGGLRAVDSLSFDVPANSIFGLLGPNGAGKTTVLNLISGLMKADSGTVSVFGDSVERLSAHRVAAAGIARTYQNVRLFPGLTVLETVVTGSYRQRSSQLWQSVLCLPSERRERREAEEKARALLDRVGVTAPPERLAESLPYGEQRRVEIARALATDPRVIMLDEPTAGMNDVESDALGQLLVNLRDEGLSLVLIEHNIKLVLNFCSHAVVMNFGELITEGTPRECVENEEVQAAYFGKQSDAERVQAVLGVRGDSSPD, encoded by the coding sequence ATGAGCGCAACCGACGTCACCACGAAGGCTGAGCAGCCGGCACTGTCGGTCGACCGGCTGTCCAAGGCCTTCGGTGGACTCCGGGCCGTCGACAGCCTCTCGTTCGACGTGCCGGCCAACTCGATCTTCGGTCTGCTCGGCCCGAACGGTGCCGGCAAGACCACGGTGCTCAACCTGATCTCCGGCCTGATGAAGGCCGACTCCGGCACCGTCAGCGTGTTTGGTGACAGCGTCGAACGCCTCTCGGCCCATCGTGTGGCAGCGGCCGGGATCGCACGCACCTATCAGAACGTCCGGCTCTTCCCGGGTCTCACCGTGCTCGAGACCGTCGTGACCGGCTCGTACCGTCAGCGATCTTCGCAGCTGTGGCAGTCGGTGCTGTGCCTGCCCTCCGAGCGACGGGAACGTCGCGAGGCGGAGGAGAAGGCGCGAGCCCTGCTCGACCGGGTCGGTGTGACCGCGCCGCCCGAGCGACTCGCCGAGTCGCTGCCGTACGGCGAGCAGCGCCGCGTCGAGATCGCACGTGCACTCGCCACCGATCCCCGCGTCATCATGCTCGACGAGCCCACCGCCGGCATGAACGACGTCGAGTCCGACGCGCTCGGCCAACTGCTCGTGAACCTGCGCGACGAAGGACTCTCCCTCGTCCTCATCGAGCACAACATCAAGCTGGTGCTCAACTTCTGTTCGCATGCGGTCGTCATGAACTTCGGTGAGTTGATCACCGAGGGAACTCCTCGCGAGTGCGTGGAGAACGAAGAAGTCCAGGCCGCCTATTTTGGAAAGCAGTCAGATGCTGAACGTGTCCAAGCTGTGCTCGGGGTACGGGGCGATTCGAGCCCTGACTGA
- a CDS encoding branched-chain amino acid ABC transporter permease, with protein MIAFLEFFTDYKSTFTFGLIYGLFALSTYASLASGVLSVAAASFGAVGGFTYARIRLDHDLGLGLGLLIGIGVGMATAIILSFVLLRLASHYVAMATIALVLITRVFIVNLPDLTGGANGISVPRQSSLWSVLAVTAVSLFIFWRLANSRYGMAAVTVREDPQAASTLGVDPRHVQRIGLLLSGGIGGVAGVLMADQLQFIGPNTFYIDLAFTMLAAVVLGGAYHWFGAIVGAMVFRFLPELLSEFIDDGHEIANGILLVIIMIYLPRGIVDPRRRKQRERPLWPPSRRSSSGPAIDEQPEAVLS; from the coding sequence ATGATCGCCTTCCTGGAGTTCTTCACCGACTACAAGTCCACCTTCACCTTCGGGCTGATCTACGGATTGTTCGCGCTCTCCACCTATGCGTCGCTGGCGTCGGGAGTGCTGAGCGTGGCGGCGGCGTCGTTCGGCGCCGTCGGTGGATTCACCTACGCCCGCATCCGGCTCGACCACGACCTCGGGCTCGGCCTCGGGCTGCTGATCGGCATCGGGGTCGGCATGGCCACGGCGATCATCCTGTCGTTCGTGCTGTTGCGGCTCGCGAGCCATTACGTGGCGATGGCCACGATCGCGCTCGTGCTGATCACCCGCGTGTTCATCGTCAACCTGCCCGATCTGACCGGTGGCGCGAACGGCATCTCCGTTCCGCGGCAGTCGTCGCTGTGGTCGGTGCTCGCGGTCACGGCGGTGTCGTTGTTCATCTTCTGGCGCTTGGCGAACTCGCGCTACGGCATGGCCGCGGTGACCGTCCGCGAAGATCCGCAGGCCGCGTCGACCCTCGGCGTCGACCCGCGTCACGTGCAGCGGATCGGTCTGCTCCTGAGCGGCGGGATCGGCGGCGTCGCCGGCGTCCTGATGGCCGACCAGCTCCAGTTCATCGGACCCAACACGTTCTACATCGACCTGGCATTCACGATGCTCGCCGCCGTCGTCCTCGGCGGGGCGTACCACTGGTTCGGGGCGATCGTCGGCGCCATGGTGTTCCGCTTCCTGCCGGAACTGCTGTCGGAGTTCATCGACGACGGCCACGAGATCGCGAACGGCATCCTGCTCGTCATCATCATGATCTATCTGCCTCGCGGCATCGTCGATCCGAGGCGCCGCAAACAGCGCGAGCGACCGTTGTGGCCGCCGAGCCGTCGGTCGTCGTCGGGACCCGCGATCGACGAGCAACCCGAGGCGGTGCTGTCATGA
- a CDS encoding branched-chain amino acid ABC transporter permease — MTLFFQQLLNGIALGSTYALFAFGFGLVFATLGILNVAHGMFASWGALIALWCVEKYDLPFVGAVIVGIVGAGFIGVAVDRLAFNPLRKRGTGLLGTIITSIGVSIVLGSLVDRFTDHRSKRFPSGTFSEELISVGSLGLQFIQIVNIIAAFTLAAGLYVLMRHTRIGSGIRAVGYDPNAAAISGVNSGRIILLTAFLAAAIAGLAGVLAGGATSNISRGMGDGLLFKGFAAVVVGGFGDVRGTLAGGLLIGVAEVMGAQYISSSFRDAITFGLLFAVLLVRPRGLFSELELKRA, encoded by the coding sequence ATGACACTGTTCTTCCAACAATTGCTCAACGGGATTGCGCTCGGATCCACCTACGCGCTCTTCGCGTTCGGGTTCGGTCTCGTGTTCGCCACCCTGGGGATCCTCAACGTGGCGCACGGGATGTTCGCCTCGTGGGGCGCCCTGATCGCCCTCTGGTGCGTCGAGAAGTACGACCTGCCGTTCGTCGGTGCCGTGATCGTCGGCATCGTCGGTGCCGGCTTCATCGGGGTCGCCGTCGACCGGTTGGCCTTCAACCCGCTGCGCAAGCGGGGGACCGGCCTGCTCGGCACGATCATCACCAGCATCGGCGTCTCGATCGTGCTCGGCTCCCTCGTCGACCGGTTCACCGATCATCGCTCGAAGCGGTTCCCGAGCGGCACCTTCTCCGAAGAACTCATCAGCGTCGGCAGCCTCGGTCTGCAGTTCATCCAGATCGTCAACATCATCGCCGCCTTCACGCTCGCCGCCGGCCTGTACGTGCTGATGCGCCACACCCGCATCGGATCCGGTATCCGAGCCGTCGGCTACGACCCGAACGCCGCCGCGATCAGCGGCGTCAACTCCGGCCGGATCATCCTCCTCACCGCCTTCCTCGCCGCAGCGATCGCCGGACTGGCCGGCGTCCTGGCCGGCGGAGCCACCAGCAACATCTCGCGCGGCATGGGAGACGGCCTGCTCTTCAAGGGATTCGCCGCCGTCGTCGTCGGTGGGTTCGGCGACGTCCGCGGGACGCTCGCCGGCGGTCTCCTGATCGGTGTCGCTGAGGTGATGGGTGCGCAGTACATCTCGTCGAGCTTCCGTGATGCCATCACGTTCGGTCTCCTGTTCGCCGTCCTCCTCGTACGACCACGTGGTCTGTTCTCGGAGCTCGAGCTGAAGCGGGCCTGA
- a CDS encoding ABC transporter substrate-binding protein gives MTASRPTARRRIVGATLAAVLVLAACGGDDDDAGDAGDTPTEDESTADSTADDVTDEASDDMSDDASDDMSDDASDDMSDEPATTEEPTEEASGLPAGEYTIGFEALTSGPAAFAGVPLANGANLAVKIINEEGLLGEGVTLRMDEEDAGGDAAKAIGIVEGFLSDDVSAVLCCALSSVAGSVKPILANAQTAGVVTSAILPGLNEPPYMYRPVLLLGDPAYKEMIDGLNSDGSMSTGVIVVTADNDGMTNEGVIWADAFSGAGIEVLETVDTATGDTDFSGPATQIIDENPDVVALSMLGQEATLLAKALRDRGYEGRLVTTYGISNAANYEIGGDTLDGIIFPIAFTPQMTTPEAVAFTEAYEAEHGEVPDVFAAQGYTAVLVAAEGLRLAGTGDSEAVAQAMAGITEMTTPYGQIVFEDGQASLASPTTFMQWNADGSQTIWTP, from the coding sequence ATGACCGCATCTCGACCCACAGCACGCCGGCGCATCGTCGGCGCCACGCTGGCCGCAGTACTCGTACTCGCCGCCTGCGGTGGCGACGACGACGACGCCGGCGATGCCGGTGACACGCCGACCGAAGACGAAAGCACCGCCGATTCGACCGCCGACGACGTGACCGACGAGGCGTCGGATGACATGTCCGATGACGCGTCGGACGACATGTCCGATGACGCGTCGGACGACATGTCCGACGAGCCCGCCACGACCGAGGAGCCCACCGAAGAAGCTTCGGGTCTGCCGGCCGGTGAGTACACCATCGGCTTCGAGGCCCTGACCTCCGGCCCGGCGGCGTTCGCCGGCGTGCCGCTGGCCAACGGCGCCAACCTCGCGGTCAAGATCATCAACGAGGAGGGCCTCCTCGGCGAGGGCGTCACCCTGCGGATGGACGAGGAAGACGCCGGAGGCGACGCCGCGAAGGCGATCGGCATCGTCGAGGGCTTCCTCAGTGACGACGTGTCGGCGGTGCTCTGCTGCGCACTGTCGAGCGTCGCCGGTTCGGTCAAGCCGATCCTGGCCAACGCGCAGACCGCCGGCGTCGTGACGTCGGCGATCCTGCCAGGGCTCAACGAGCCGCCGTACATGTACCGGCCGGTCCTGCTGCTGGGTGACCCGGCCTACAAGGAGATGATCGACGGACTGAACTCGGACGGCAGCATGTCGACCGGCGTGATCGTCGTCACCGCCGACAACGACGGCATGACCAACGAAGGTGTGATCTGGGCCGACGCGTTCTCCGGAGCGGGCATCGAGGTCCTCGAGACCGTCGACACCGCAACCGGTGACACCGACTTCAGCGGCCCGGCGACCCAGATCATCGACGAGAACCCCGATGTCGTCGCCCTGTCGATGCTCGGCCAGGAAGCCACGCTGCTCGCCAAGGCGCTGCGTGACCGCGGATACGAAGGTCGTCTCGTGACGACCTACGGCATCAGCAATGCCGCCAACTACGAGATCGGTGGCGACACGCTCGACGGGATCATCTTCCCGATCGCCTTCACCCCGCAGATGACCACGCCGGAAGCCGTCGCTTTCACCGAGGCCTACGAGGCCGAGCACGGCGAAGTGCCCGACGTGTTCGCCGCCCAGGGTTACACCGCTGTCCTCGTCGCCGCCGAAGGCCTGCGCCTCGCCGGCACCGGCGACTCCGAAGCCGTCGCCCAGGCGATGGCCGGCATCACGGAGATGACCACGCCGTACGGCCAGATCGTCTTCGAGGACGGACAGGCGTCGCTCGCCAGCCCGACCACGTTCATGCAGTGGAACGCCGACGGCAGCCAGACCATCTGGACGCCGTGA
- a CDS encoding riboflavin kinase, with the protein MSNRDSLTCATETVVLNATELCGTVELGDQRGRTIGFPTANLPLAATSALANGVYAGRVTLSDGRQFVAAVNVGHRPTIYTDGVRLVEAHLIGFDGDLYGSTIVVRLTRRLRDEQRFGSLEELQAQIALDTERAIEAAG; encoded by the coding sequence ATGAGCAACCGAGATTCCCTGACCTGTGCGACCGAGACCGTCGTGCTGAATGCCACCGAATTGTGTGGCACCGTCGAGCTGGGCGACCAGCGCGGTCGGACGATCGGATTCCCCACCGCCAACCTCCCCCTCGCCGCGACGTCGGCGCTGGCCAACGGCGTCTATGCCGGGCGGGTGACGCTCAGCGACGGGCGCCAGTTCGTCGCTGCCGTCAATGTCGGCCACCGTCCCACGATCTACACCGATGGTGTTCGCCTCGTCGAGGCCCATCTGATCGGCTTCGACGGCGACCTGTACGGCAGCACGATCGTGGTGCGTCTCACGCGACGTCTCCGGGACGAGCAGCGTTTCGGGTCGCTCGAGGAGTTGCAGGCCCAGATCGCGCTCGACACCGAGCGTGCCATCGAAGCCGCCGGCTGA
- a CDS encoding hemolysin family protein: protein MSDVVIPILVIVVLVVANGAFVAAEFALVGARRSRLQTLADDGSRPAQSLLGVFDDPTGKDGYIAIAQLGITLASIGLGMYGEPAVAGWLYGPFEDWGLSHAAAHTVGFIIALSGITYMHVVFGEMIPKALALQAPETVSLRINPVMRVFGLVFRPAVKVLNAAALGLMRLLRIPEPDQRLALYTSAELAIVTDETASSGQLGMMQRDLIRNVFELDERTAEELMVPRSRVETLDTTTPADEVFDRITSSERSRYPVIDGSLDAVVGVLHIKDFIRAQQRGGSLALRELMRRIPTVPGTATAEDVLERFRREQTHAALVVDEHGATLGIVTMDDIIADVMDQETHADERGPVRHDDGSLSLSGEVTLHELADDHGIVIEHPDVTTIAGVVLAATAVLPTVGTSATVQGHDLTVEEVRGRKITRIRVRPQDPEADTDLSPVGDRAPH from the coding sequence ATGTCCGACGTCGTGATCCCGATCCTCGTGATCGTCGTGCTCGTGGTGGCCAACGGCGCGTTCGTGGCCGCCGAGTTCGCCCTGGTCGGCGCCCGCCGGAGCCGACTGCAGACCCTCGCCGACGACGGCAGCCGGCCGGCACAGTCGCTGCTCGGCGTGTTCGACGACCCCACCGGCAAGGACGGCTACATCGCGATCGCGCAGCTCGGGATCACGCTCGCCAGCATCGGGCTCGGCATGTACGGCGAACCGGCGGTGGCGGGTTGGCTCTACGGACCGTTCGAGGACTGGGGCCTGTCCCACGCCGCCGCCCACACGGTCGGGTTCATCATCGCCCTGAGTGGCATCACCTACATGCACGTCGTGTTCGGCGAGATGATCCCGAAGGCGCTCGCGCTGCAGGCTCCGGAAACGGTGAGTCTCCGCATCAACCCGGTGATGCGGGTGTTCGGCCTCGTGTTCCGGCCGGCGGTCAAGGTGCTCAACGCGGCCGCGCTCGGTCTGATGCGGCTGCTGCGCATTCCCGAACCCGATCAGCGGTTGGCGCTCTACACGAGCGCCGAACTGGCGATCGTCACCGATGAGACCGCCAGCAGCGGACAGCTCGGGATGATGCAGCGCGACCTGATCCGCAACGTGTTCGAGCTCGACGAACGAACCGCCGAAGAACTGATGGTGCCGCGCAGCCGTGTCGAGACGCTCGACACCACCACCCCCGCCGACGAGGTGTTCGATCGGATCACGTCGTCGGAGCGGAGCCGCTACCCGGTGATCGACGGGTCGCTCGACGCCGTCGTCGGCGTGCTCCACATCAAGGACTTCATCCGGGCACAGCAGCGCGGCGGCAGCCTCGCCCTGCGAGAACTGATGCGTCGGATCCCCACGGTGCCAGGCACCGCCACCGCCGAGGACGTGCTCGAACGCTTCCGGCGCGAGCAGACGCACGCGGCGCTCGTCGTCGACGAGCACGGGGCGACGCTCGGCATCGTCACGATGGACGACATCATCGCCGACGTGATGGATCAGGAGACCCACGCCGACGAGCGCGGGCCGGTGCGACACGACGACGGGTCGCTCAGCCTGAGCGGTGAGGTCACCCTGCACGAACTCGCCGACGACCACGGCATCGTGATCGAGCACCCGGACGTCACGACGATCGCCGGCGTCGTGCTCGCGGCCACCGCCGTCCTCCCCACGGTGGGAACGTCGGCGACGGTGCAGGGGCATGATCTCACCGTCGAAGAGGTGCGCGGCCGCAAGATCACCCGCATCCGCGTGCGCCCGCAGGATCCGGAGGCCGACACCGACCTCTCCCCGGTGGGCGACCGAGCGCCGCACTGA
- a CDS encoding hemolysin family protein yields the protein MNVVVPLLVITVMVAFNALYVAAEFATVGSRRSRVQQDAAAGSGSAKRLLAIMADPKRLDGYVAACQIGITLSSLVAGAYGQAQLTPVLEPSLGSVGGRGAAVFIVLVFVTAMQVVIGELLPKTVALRYPERLATATLAPMRVSQWVFSPLVGLFNGSATKLMKLWKLQIDHSHAHVHSPEELAGLYRASAEGGLIDASERDMLAGILNVDARRVREIMTPRPRLVTVPEATGVADALTQLAVGPHTRFPVTGADGDVVGIAHLRDIFVHAQSHPDGSVGDVTRPVVAVAEVVTVPRLWRTLSDESQHCALVVNEYGDVAGLVTLEDAIEEVFGEIQDEFDLEEDPIVVGDGRVSVRGDVLLATLHDRFDLDFGDAVVDTVGGLVWHHLGRTPLPGDTITIPGGPVIRVDTMNGRGVVRASFDEPGDAR from the coding sequence AACGCGCTGTATGTGGCGGCCGAGTTCGCCACGGTCGGCTCACGGCGTTCGCGTGTGCAGCAAGACGCAGCGGCGGGCAGCGGCTCGGCGAAACGTCTCCTGGCAATCATGGCCGACCCCAAGCGGCTCGATGGTTACGTCGCCGCGTGCCAGATCGGCATCACGCTCAGCAGCCTGGTCGCCGGTGCCTACGGCCAGGCGCAACTGACCCCTGTGCTGGAACCGTCGCTGGGCAGCGTCGGAGGACGTGGCGCCGCGGTGTTCATCGTGCTGGTGTTCGTCACCGCGATGCAGGTCGTGATCGGTGAGCTGCTCCCCAAGACCGTCGCGCTGCGCTATCCAGAACGACTCGCGACGGCCACGCTCGCTCCGATGCGGGTCAGCCAGTGGGTGTTCAGCCCCCTCGTCGGTCTGTTCAACGGGTCGGCGACCAAGTTGATGAAGCTGTGGAAGCTGCAGATCGACCACAGCCACGCGCACGTGCACTCACCCGAAGAGCTCGCGGGCCTCTACCGGGCCAGCGCCGAGGGCGGCCTGATCGACGCCTCCGAGCGCGACATGCTCGCCGGGATCCTCAACGTCGATGCTCGCCGAGTCCGCGAGATCATGACCCCACGCCCGCGACTCGTGACCGTGCCGGAAGCGACCGGTGTCGCCGACGCGCTGACGCAACTCGCGGTCGGGCCGCACACCAGGTTCCCGGTCACCGGTGCCGACGGTGACGTCGTCGGGATCGCCCACCTCCGCGACATCTTCGTGCACGCCCAGTCGCACCCCGACGGTTCGGTCGGCGACGTCACCCGCCCGGTCGTCGCGGTCGCCGAGGTCGTGACCGTTCCGAGACTCTGGCGCACACTGAGCGACGAGTCGCAACACTGCGCGCTCGTCGTCAACGAGTACGGCGACGTCGCCGGCCTCGTCACGCTCGAAGATGCGATCGAGGAAGTCTTCGGTGAGATCCAGGACGAGTTCGACCTCGAGGAGGACCCGATCGTCGTCGGCGACGGACGCGTCTCGGTGCGCGGCGACGTGCTGCTCGCGACGCTGCACGACCGATTCGACCTCGACTTCGGCGATGCCGTCGTCGACACCGTCGGGGGGCTCGTCTGGCACCACCTCGGACGCACACCCCTCCCCGGCGACACGATCACGATCCCCGGCGGCCCCGTCATCCGGGTCGACACCATGAACGGTCGAGGAGTCGTCAGGGCGAGCTTCGACGAACCGGGTGATGCGCGGTGA